A part of Chanodichthys erythropterus isolate Z2021 chromosome 4, ASM2448905v1, whole genome shotgun sequence genomic DNA contains:
- the fermt1 gene encoding fermitin family homolog 1 isoform X1 has protein sequence MATAAEYGHNSWELTIQVDQREGDEGMKFKLRVKGDLHVGGLMLKLVEKIKAPQDWSDHAIWWEQKSCWLLKTHWTLDKYGVQANADLRYTPQHKPLCIQLPNMKTIRLPVSFSGVVFRAVVEICKALNIRRTEELSLLKPLDDPKKKKKKEKGTESAIDDILNMDITSGMAGGALGLYSKTMTPTYDPESGSPASSTSLWFGDSPLTASQPNLPPEELAKLYKPLTMEDKAAINAGWLDSSRSLMEQGIQENDRLLLRFKYHCFFDLNPKYDAVRITQLYEQARWAILLEEIDCTEEEMIMFASLQYHICKLTLSTEPLTNFSEPEIDEVEAALSNLESTLEGRNADKILEDITDIPKLEDKLKLLRPKRLTLKPYKEYWFVFRDTTISYFKNKESANKEPIEQLHLRGCEVIPDVNVTERKFGLKLLLPAADGMNEIYIRCDNETQYAKWKAACILASKGKTMAYSSYRTEVKNIQSFLQMKSLAPPTGQAAPDVESMEMNAECFVSPRYAKKYKTKQLTTRILEALHNISHLSLMEAKMRFIQAWQSLPEFGIKYYIVRFRGSKKDELLGISSNRLIRIDMSTGLPVTTWRFSSMKQWNVNWEIKQVTIEFDQSVSIAFSCQSCDCKVVHEYIGGYIFLSTRSKDQNETLDEELFHKLTGGQD, from the exons ATGGCCACTGCGGCCGAGTACGGACACAACTCCTGGGAACTCACCATCCAGGTGGACCAGCGCGAGGGAGATGAGGGCATGAAGTTTAAATTGCGGGTCAAGGGGGATCTTCACGTCGGGGGTCTCATGCTCAAACTTGTGGAGAAGATCA AGGCTCCTCAGGATTGGTCCGATCATGCCATCTGGTGGGAGCAGAAGAGCTGCTGGCTGCTGAAGACTCACTGGACTCTGGATAAGTATGGAGTCCAGGCGAACGCTGACCTCCGCTACACTCCACAACACAAACCCCTCTGTATCCAGCTGCCCAACATGAAGACCATCAGGCTCCCTGTTAGCTTCTCTGGTGTGGTCTTCAGAGCCGTGGTTGAGATCTGCAAAGCACTCA ACATTAGAAGAACTGaagaactttctcttctgaAACCACTAGATGatccaaagaagaaaaagaaaaaagaaaaggggACAGAATCAGCCATTGATGATATATTAAACATGGACATCACCAGTGGAATGGCAGGAG GAGCCCTTGGTCTGTACAGTAAAACTATGACTCCGACCTATGACCCGGAGAGCGGCTCTCCTGCATCGTCCACCAGTCTGTGGTTCGGAGACAGTCCCCTGACGGCCAGCCAGCCCAACCTTCCACCGGAGGAACTGGCCAAACTGTACAAGCCTCTTACTATGGAGGACAAAGCAGCCATTAATGCTGG GTGGCTGGATTCCTCTCGCTCACTGATGGAACAGGGAATTCAGGAAAACGACAGACTCCTGCTGCGATTCAAGTACCACTGCTTCTTTGACCTCAACCCAAAG TATGATGCTGTGAGAATCACACAGTTGTATGAACAGGCCCGATGGGCCATACTGCTGGAAGAGATCGACTGCACTGAAGAAGAGATGATCATGTTTGCATCCCTGCAG TATCACATCTGTAAACTGACCTTGTCAACGGAGCCACTGACCAATTTCAGTGAACCAGAGATTGATGAAGTTGAGGCTGCGCTCTCAAACCTAGAATCCACCCTGGAAGGACGGAACGCTGATAAAATCCTG GAAGATATCACTGATATTCCAAAGCTGGAAGATAAACTTAAACTGTTAAG GCCCAAACGATTGACGTTAAAGCCATATAAGGAGTACTGGTTTGTTTTTAGGGACACCACCATttcttatttcaaaaacaaagaGTCTGCCAATAAAGAGCCCATCGAGCAGCTCCATCTACGAG GATGTGAGGTCATTCCTGATGTCAACGTCACCGAGAGGAAGTTCGGCCTTAAGCTGTTATTGCCAGCAGCTGACGGAATGAATGAGATTTATATTCGCTGTGACAAT GAGACGCAGTACGCCAAGTGGAAAGCTGCCTGTATTTTGGCCTCTAAAGGAAAGACGATGGCTTACAGCTCATACCGCACCGAGGTGAAGAACATCCAGTCTTTCCTGCAGATGAAGAGTCTAGCGCCCCCTACTGGCCAGGCAGCACCTGACGTAGAGTCCATGGAGATGAACGCCGAGTGCTTCGTTTCTCCCCGATATGCAAAGAAGTACAAGACCAAACAG CTGACCACACGAATCTTGGAGGCCCTTCACAATATTTCCCACCTTTCCCTCATGGAGGCTAAAATGCGTTTTATCCAAGCCTGGCAGTCCCTGCCCGAATTTGGCATCAAGTACTATATCGTCAG ATTCAGAGGGAGCAAGAAAGATGAGCTCCTGGGAATTTCCTCCAACAGGCTGATCCGCATAGACATGTCGACTGGTTTGCCGGTGACCACCTGGAGGTTCTCCAGCATGAAGCAATGGAACGTCAACTGGGAGATTAAACAG GTGACCATTGAGTTTGACCAGAGTGTGTCCATTGCGTTCTCCTGCCAGAGCTGCGACTGTAAAGTGGTTCACGAGTATATCGGAGGATACATTTTCCTTTCAACGCGCTCAAAAGACCAGAACGAAACATTAGATGAAGAACTCTTCCACAAACTCACGGGAGGACAAGACTGA
- the fermt1 gene encoding fermitin family homolog 1 isoform X2, whose amino-acid sequence MKTIRLPVSFSGVVFRAVVEICKALNIRRTEELSLLKPLDDPKKKKKKEKGTESAIDDILNMDITSGMAGGALGLYSKTMTPTYDPESGSPASSTSLWFGDSPLTASQPNLPPEELAKLYKPLTMEDKAAINAGWLDSSRSLMEQGIQENDRLLLRFKYHCFFDLNPKYDAVRITQLYEQARWAILLEEIDCTEEEMIMFASLQYHICKLTLSTEPLTNFSEPEIDEVEAALSNLESTLEGRNADKILEDITDIPKLEDKLKLLRPKRLTLKPYKEYWFVFRDTTISYFKNKESANKEPIEQLHLRGCEVIPDVNVTERKFGLKLLLPAADGMNEIYIRCDNETQYAKWKAACILASKGKTMAYSSYRTEVKNIQSFLQMKSLAPPTGQAAPDVESMEMNAECFVSPRYAKKYKTKQLTTRILEALHNISHLSLMEAKMRFIQAWQSLPEFGIKYYIVRFRGSKKDELLGISSNRLIRIDMSTGLPVTTWRFSSMKQWNVNWEIKQVTIEFDQSVSIAFSCQSCDCKVVHEYIGGYIFLSTRSKDQNETLDEELFHKLTGGQD is encoded by the exons ATGAAGACCATCAGGCTCCCTGTTAGCTTCTCTGGTGTGGTCTTCAGAGCCGTGGTTGAGATCTGCAAAGCACTCA ACATTAGAAGAACTGaagaactttctcttctgaAACCACTAGATGatccaaagaagaaaaagaaaaaagaaaaggggACAGAATCAGCCATTGATGATATATTAAACATGGACATCACCAGTGGAATGGCAGGAG GAGCCCTTGGTCTGTACAGTAAAACTATGACTCCGACCTATGACCCGGAGAGCGGCTCTCCTGCATCGTCCACCAGTCTGTGGTTCGGAGACAGTCCCCTGACGGCCAGCCAGCCCAACCTTCCACCGGAGGAACTGGCCAAACTGTACAAGCCTCTTACTATGGAGGACAAAGCAGCCATTAATGCTGG GTGGCTGGATTCCTCTCGCTCACTGATGGAACAGGGAATTCAGGAAAACGACAGACTCCTGCTGCGATTCAAGTACCACTGCTTCTTTGACCTCAACCCAAAG TATGATGCTGTGAGAATCACACAGTTGTATGAACAGGCCCGATGGGCCATACTGCTGGAAGAGATCGACTGCACTGAAGAAGAGATGATCATGTTTGCATCCCTGCAG TATCACATCTGTAAACTGACCTTGTCAACGGAGCCACTGACCAATTTCAGTGAACCAGAGATTGATGAAGTTGAGGCTGCGCTCTCAAACCTAGAATCCACCCTGGAAGGACGGAACGCTGATAAAATCCTG GAAGATATCACTGATATTCCAAAGCTGGAAGATAAACTTAAACTGTTAAG GCCCAAACGATTGACGTTAAAGCCATATAAGGAGTACTGGTTTGTTTTTAGGGACACCACCATttcttatttcaaaaacaaagaGTCTGCCAATAAAGAGCCCATCGAGCAGCTCCATCTACGAG GATGTGAGGTCATTCCTGATGTCAACGTCACCGAGAGGAAGTTCGGCCTTAAGCTGTTATTGCCAGCAGCTGACGGAATGAATGAGATTTATATTCGCTGTGACAAT GAGACGCAGTACGCCAAGTGGAAAGCTGCCTGTATTTTGGCCTCTAAAGGAAAGACGATGGCTTACAGCTCATACCGCACCGAGGTGAAGAACATCCAGTCTTTCCTGCAGATGAAGAGTCTAGCGCCCCCTACTGGCCAGGCAGCACCTGACGTAGAGTCCATGGAGATGAACGCCGAGTGCTTCGTTTCTCCCCGATATGCAAAGAAGTACAAGACCAAACAG CTGACCACACGAATCTTGGAGGCCCTTCACAATATTTCCCACCTTTCCCTCATGGAGGCTAAAATGCGTTTTATCCAAGCCTGGCAGTCCCTGCCCGAATTTGGCATCAAGTACTATATCGTCAG ATTCAGAGGGAGCAAGAAAGATGAGCTCCTGGGAATTTCCTCCAACAGGCTGATCCGCATAGACATGTCGACTGGTTTGCCGGTGACCACCTGGAGGTTCTCCAGCATGAAGCAATGGAACGTCAACTGGGAGATTAAACAG GTGACCATTGAGTTTGACCAGAGTGTGTCCATTGCGTTCTCCTGCCAGAGCTGCGACTGTAAAGTGGTTCACGAGTATATCGGAGGATACATTTTCCTTTCAACGCGCTCAAAAGACCAGAACGAAACATTAGATGAAGAACTCTTCCACAAACTCACGGGAGGACAAGACTGA